From a region of the Deltaproteobacteria bacterium genome:
- a CDS encoding DUF192 domain-containing protein, whose protein sequence is MKFFVHPFGVRGEVRFQFGRYRLLLVFLGFLFFVNLACSEQSEKLSVHFVNPDGSKSPAILAETANTDAARSLGLMYRREIGELEGMFFVFPDSQERSFWMKNTYIELDIIFLDDDFRVVSIINRAAPHTVSERKSQSPATYVLEIPGGSAEKWK, encoded by the coding sequence GTGAAGTTTTTTGTCCATCCTTTCGGTGTAAGGGGCGAGGTTCGATTTCAATTTGGGCGCTATCGGCTACTATTGGTTTTTCTTGGTTTCTTATTTTTTGTAAATCTTGCCTGTTCAGAGCAAAGTGAAAAGTTGTCTGTTCATTTTGTCAATCCCGATGGCAGCAAATCGCCGGCAATTCTCGCTGAAACAGCAAATACCGATGCAGCTCGTAGCTTGGGGTTAATGTATCGCCGCGAGATAGGTGAGCTGGAAGGGATGTTCTTTGTGTTTCCAGACAGTCAAGAGCGAAGTTTTTGGATGAAGAATACATATATCGAGTTGGATATTATTTTTCTCGACGATGATTTTCGTGTTGTCTCCATAATTAATCGTGCAGCGCCACACACCGTTTCCGAGAGAAAAAGTCAATCGCCAGCGACTTATGTCTTAGAAATTCCTGGTGGCAGTGCTGAAAAGTGGAAGAT
- a CDS encoding electron transfer flavoprotein subunit alpha/FixB family protein, which yields MSRVILAYIENNGVEVPKGSLSTIQAALLLKKAHNYSGLVGLLLGGDGTEEAAKKVAAFGLDEVLYVKNNLLKTYLATNYALAFKKVLETLAPTVVLALADTRGRDLMPRISQHLDAGQASDVIEFVDGGRFKRPMYAGNVLATVEITTARKVVTVRQSAFDVAKSGASECPIRELSIDISADSGMEFLSFDTVKSARPQLVEADRIVSGGVSLKSKENFEKYIVALADVLGAAVGASRAAVDAEYAPNDWQVGQTGKIVAPKLYIAVGISGAIQHIAGMKSSKTIVAINKDPEAPIFDVADYGLVADLYQAVPELISVLTASKS from the coding sequence ATAAGTAGGGTGATACTGGCATATATTGAAAATAATGGCGTAGAGGTTCCTAAAGGTTCGCTGTCTACTATTCAAGCAGCACTTCTTCTTAAGAAGGCCCATAACTATTCAGGGTTGGTTGGTTTGTTGTTGGGTGGTGATGGAACCGAAGAAGCTGCAAAAAAGGTGGCAGCTTTTGGACTTGATGAGGTTCTGTATGTAAAAAATAACCTCCTTAAAACTTATTTAGCCACGAACTATGCGCTGGCATTTAAAAAAGTATTGGAGACTCTTGCTCCAACTGTAGTGCTCGCGCTTGCCGATACTCGGGGTAGAGATCTCATGCCTAGAATTTCACAACATTTGGATGCTGGGCAGGCAAGCGATGTAATAGAGTTCGTCGATGGAGGTCGATTCAAGAGACCGATGTATGCTGGCAATGTGTTGGCTACGGTAGAAATTACCACAGCGAGGAAAGTGGTTACCGTAAGGCAATCGGCTTTCGATGTCGCAAAAAGTGGAGCTAGCGAATGTCCTATACGGGAGCTAAGTATCGACATAAGTGCTGATAGTGGGATGGAATTTTTGTCTTTTGATACTGTAAAATCTGCGCGCCCACAGCTGGTTGAGGCAGACAGAATTGTCAGTGGTGGCGTATCGCTAAAATCTAAAGAAAACTTTGAGAAATACATCGTGGCGCTGGCAGATGTTTTGGGAGCAGCGGTAGGTGCTAGTCGAGCGGCTGTGGATGCAGAATATGCACCGAACGATTGGCAGGTTGGGCAAACAGGAAAAATCGTCGCGCCAAAATTATATATAGCAGTCGGTATTTCTGGAGCTATTCAACACATAGCTGGGATGAAAAGTTCAAAGACAATAGTTGCCATCAATAAGGATCCAGAAGCGCCAATTTTTGATGTAGCTGATTATGGTTTAGTAGCCGATTTGTATCAAGCCGTCCCCGAGCTAATATCTGTTTTAACGGCTAGTAAGAGCTAA